One segment of Variovorax sp. PAMC28562 DNA contains the following:
- the dapA gene encoding 4-hydroxy-tetrahydrodipicolinate synthase produces MHDDGSVDYPALRRIIDWHIDEGTDCLGVVGTTGESPTVDVEEHCEIIRVSVEQAKGRVPVMAGCGANSTKEAIELAKFARGVGADSQLQVVPYYNKPTQEGQYRHFRAIAEAVGDLPVVLYNVPGRSVADMAHDTVLRLAQVPGIIGIKEATGNIERAQWLIRDLPKSFAVYSGDDPTAVALMLCGGQGNISVTANLAPRKMHELCAAAIAGDVKRAMQLQFELMPLHRNLFVEPNPIPVKWAMARLGLCGGALRLPLTELDEASRPAVESALRATGLLKD; encoded by the coding sequence ATGCACGACGACGGCAGTGTCGATTACCCCGCACTGCGTCGCATCATCGACTGGCACATCGACGAAGGCACGGATTGCCTCGGCGTGGTCGGCACCACCGGCGAATCGCCGACCGTCGACGTCGAAGAGCACTGCGAAATCATTCGCGTATCGGTCGAGCAAGCCAAAGGCCGCGTGCCTGTCATGGCTGGCTGCGGCGCCAATTCGACCAAAGAAGCCATCGAGCTCGCCAAGTTCGCCCGAGGCGTTGGCGCCGATTCGCAACTGCAGGTCGTTCCCTACTACAACAAGCCGACGCAAGAAGGCCAGTACCGGCACTTCAGGGCCATCGCCGAAGCCGTCGGCGATTTGCCCGTTGTGCTCTACAACGTACCTGGCCGCTCCGTCGCCGATATGGCGCATGACACCGTGCTTCGGCTCGCTCAGGTGCCGGGCATCATCGGCATCAAGGAAGCCACAGGCAACATCGAGCGCGCCCAGTGGCTGATTCGCGATCTGCCAAAAAGCTTTGCCGTGTATTCCGGCGACGACCCGACCGCCGTGGCACTCATGCTGTGCGGCGGTCAGGGCAACATCAGCGTCACTGCCAACCTGGCACCGCGCAAGATGCACGAGCTTTGCGCGGCGGCGATCGCCGGCGACGTCAAGCGTGCGATGCAGCTGCAATTCGAACTGATGCCGCTGCACCGCAACCTGTTCGTGGAGCCCAACCCGATTCCTGTGAAGTGGGCGATGGCGCGACTCGGTTTGTGTGGTGGCGCGCTGCGTCTGCCGCTGACCGAGCTCGACGAGGCCAGTCGCCCGGCAGTCGAAAGCGCATTGCGCGCGACCGGCCTGCTCAAGGACTGA
- a CDS encoding class I SAM-dependent methyltransferase, which translates to MSQPSAWIVRWSHLVPAGGRVLDVACGAGRHLRWFADRGHAVTGVDRAPDAVASAARWGRALQADIEAGPWPFVGENFDVVVVTNYLWRPRLPDIVAAVAPGGVLLYETFAAGNETIGKPSRPDFLLQPGELIAACAGLGVVAYEHGYEATPPRFVQRIAAVRLDGSGIPLRHLLGAPARP; encoded by the coding sequence ATGTCACAGCCGTCCGCATGGATCGTGCGTTGGTCGCACCTTGTCCCTGCAGGCGGCCGCGTGTTGGACGTGGCATGCGGCGCGGGCCGGCATCTGCGGTGGTTTGCGGATCGCGGCCATGCAGTGACAGGCGTGGACCGCGCACCCGACGCCGTCGCATCGGCAGCACGCTGGGGCCGCGCCCTGCAGGCAGACATCGAAGCCGGACCGTGGCCCTTCGTCGGAGAAAACTTCGACGTGGTCGTCGTCACCAACTACCTTTGGCGACCCCGGCTGCCCGACATCGTTGCGGCTGTCGCTCCAGGCGGCGTGCTTCTGTACGAGACCTTCGCGGCCGGCAACGAAACGATCGGCAAGCCGTCGCGGCCCGACTTTCTGCTGCAGCCGGGCGAACTGATCGCGGCCTGCGCCGGACTGGGCGTCGTGGCCTACGAACATGGCTACGAGGCGACGCCGCCGCGGTTCGTTCAACGCATCGCGGCCGTGCGGCTGGACGGGTCGGGAATCCCACTACGGCACCTGCTCGGGGCACCGGCTAGGCCTTAA
- a CDS encoding MFS transporter: MNATARPLSMFQVLLCGAMIVTLSMGIRHGFGLWLQPITQEQGWTRQTFSLAIAIQNLSWGVIGVFAGMLADKLGAFRVLLIGAVLYAVGLAGMALSPTPLLFAMTAGVLIGAAQAGTTYAVIYGVIGRQIPAERRSWAMGVAAAAGSFGQFLMVPIEGQLIAQLGWHTALLVLAALVLLVVPLAFGLREPARVVVAGHREQTIAQAVMEAFRYPSFGLLMAGYFVCGFQVVFIGVHMPSYLRDKGLSPEVASYSLALIGLFNVFGTYVAGSLGQKLAKRKILAAIYFGRAIAITLFLIVPVSPLSVYVFAAVIGFLWLSTVPVTNALVAQIFGVAHLSMLSGFVFLGHQVGSFLGVWLGGFLYDRTGSYDVVWYIAIALGVFAALINLPVKENAIARPMPQLA, from the coding sequence ATGAATGCCACCGCCCGCCCCCTTTCGATGTTCCAGGTCCTGCTGTGCGGCGCCATGATCGTCACGCTCTCCATGGGCATTCGCCACGGCTTCGGCCTGTGGTTGCAGCCGATCACGCAAGAGCAGGGCTGGACGCGCCAGACCTTCTCGCTCGCCATCGCGATCCAGAACCTCTCGTGGGGCGTGATCGGTGTTTTCGCCGGCATGCTGGCCGACAAGCTGGGCGCCTTCAGGGTGCTGCTGATCGGCGCGGTCCTGTACGCGGTCGGGCTGGCCGGCATGGCGCTCTCGCCCACGCCGCTGCTGTTCGCGATGACCGCCGGGGTGTTGATCGGCGCAGCGCAGGCCGGCACCACCTACGCGGTGATCTACGGCGTGATCGGCCGACAGATTCCGGCCGAGCGCCGTTCGTGGGCGATGGGCGTGGCCGCAGCGGCCGGTTCGTTCGGACAGTTTTTGATGGTGCCGATCGAAGGGCAACTCATCGCGCAACTCGGCTGGCATACGGCGTTGCTGGTGCTGGCCGCGCTGGTGCTGCTGGTCGTGCCGCTCGCGTTCGGCCTGCGCGAGCCGGCACGCGTGGTTGTCGCCGGACACCGGGAGCAAACCATCGCGCAGGCGGTGATGGAAGCTTTTCGTTATCCGAGCTTCGGCCTGCTGATGGCGGGCTACTTCGTGTGCGGCTTCCAGGTGGTGTTCATAGGCGTGCACATGCCGAGCTATCTGCGCGACAAAGGTCTGTCGCCCGAGGTAGCAAGTTATTCGCTCGCTCTCATTGGCCTCTTCAATGTGTTTGGCACTTACGTCGCCGGCTCGCTCGGCCAGAAGCTGGCCAAGCGGAAGATCCTGGCGGCCATCTACTTCGGCAGGGCCATCGCGATAACGCTGTTCTTGATCGTGCCGGTGTCACCTCTGTCCGTCTACGTCTTCGCTGCCGTCATCGGCTTTTTGTGGCTGTCGACGGTGCCGGTGACCAATGCGCTGGTGGCGCAAATCTTTGGCGTGGCGCACTTGTCGATGCTGAGCGGCTTCGTGTTTCTGGGCCATCAGGTCGGCTCGTTCCTCGGCGTCTGGCTGGGTGGTTTTCTCTACGACCGCACCGGCAGCTACGACGTCGTCTGGTACATCGCGATCGCGCTGGGGGTGTTCGCTGCGCTGATCAATTTGCCGGTCAAGGAAAACGCCATCGCGCGGCCGATGCCGCAACTCGCCTGA